The Aspergillus luchuensis IFO 4308 DNA, chromosome 6, nearly complete sequence genome segment GATGATAGCAGCGAGGATGAAAGGTCAGACTTGCGGATATTTTAGGTTCGCGCGATAGTGCTGACAGGATTcagtgacgatgaagaggacgaggctgCCGAATTGATGcgcgagctggagaagatcaagaaagaGAGGCTTgagcagaaagagaaagaggttTGTGCAGAAGATTTGGATTTGGGATGAGTTACTGATAGCTGTCAGGAACGCGAGCGTGCTGCacaagaagaggagcaaCGCGAGGTTGATATTGCTCGAGGCAACCCGCTGCTTAACCCCCAAGACTTCAATGTGAAGCGTAGGTGGGACGACGATGTGGTGTTCAAGAACCAGGCCCGTGGTACAGAAGATAGGAGGGGCAAGGAGTTTGTCAACGTAAGTATTGCCTTGTATTATGTATGATGCTATGATACTAATTTGGCATGCAGGATCTGTTGCGATCGGACTTCCACAAGAGATTCATGGTGAGTTGTACGCCTGGAATAGCGATGAATCTACTAACTCGTGTAGTCGAAATACGTCCGCTAAACTCGTGCCCGAGAAACACACGCACTCATTGCAGCAGTCAATCCGACGACTTGTCTATCCTAGAGTCGTCAATCGATCCCAATCCATACAGACCCAGCATCGTGGTAGAAACAACTCCCATGTTAGCACGCGTATAGAGAAGCAGCACAAGCATATGCTTCCCAATACAACACCTGAAGAAAGCGCGACGACAAGCGAAAGAGTGAAAGGGTGATCTGACACATGGCGATACCATATTTCTTCTCATAGTGTATACCCACATCTCAATCAAACCGATTATCCATATAGCCCAATATAGTTTAGTACCTGGGTAGTCTCCTATCATATCAACCTGATAGACACCGTACTGCCGGCAGTACCCACACCGCTCCCAATCTACTTGCACCGCAGCATCCATCACAGTACTATCCAATCCCATCTTTTCACACAAACAGGAACCACTAGCTTCAGATCAGAAATGGATTCTCAACCGTCATCCAAAGCGCTTCACTGTAAGCCAAATCCTAAATGTCCATTCCCCCCGTCGCACAGCTAACAACCATCATCCGTCGCAGATcgcatcaacaccaacatctCGCAATTACTCCAACGGTTCGAGAACATCATGGCCACAGCAACTGTTAGCTCACCGGTTCTCCTCCTATCCACATGATTCAATTACCATTAACCCTCAAACTTCAGACCGAAAGCACCAGCCACACCTCCACCGCCGTCGAGACATACCAGCTCGACGTGGAGTCCACAGCATTAGTACGTCCAACCAATCTTACACAAACCATATACAATGCTTACAGAAATGAATCTGGAATAGGTCCGCGCCGCAGAAGACATCCTCGCCCTAACCAGAACAATGAAAGAAACCTGGCTATTCGGGAAACTCGACACACTAGGCGAAGACGAAGCGGACGTGAAACGGCGCGAGGAATTAGAGATGAATGCGGAGGCGATTCAAAAGGCTATTGAAGATGGGGGGTTTTTGAAGGCTGCTAAGTGAGGAGCAGCTTTGTTTTGAGTTGTATTACTGTGGTGCATGGCGTATACCGGGTCGGTTATTGCATGGAGTTGGTGGATAAAATGGCGTTAGGTTTTCACAGTTGATAGAATTGTGAAGTAGGTAGTGTGTAtataccatcatcatcatcatttcttattattatcattatatatatttgtaaATATACACTGTTTTACTAACTGTATAAATATCTGTGTGGTAGATAATAAGCTAAAAGCACGTGGtttaccaccatcaccaccaccaccccagcgGGGAATATCGTTGATCGCGAACCGTTCTGATAAAAGCTTCCCTTCCTATCAAATTTCCCCCCCACCGCGTCCGTCCCTCCCTCACTACCAACGACCAGCCTCATACAACACATACCTAcctaccaccatcaccaccaccaccacaattCTTCTCAAAAGAATAACTACCAAAATGCCTCCCACACCCCGCCCCTTAACCCTCATCGTCGctaccacccccatcccaaccccaatcaccacccccaccagcaccaccgagagcagcagcagcagcagcagcagcagcaccccaATCCGCCTGGGCATCGGCCACTCCGGCACGCTCCCCTGGCCACGAATCAAAACCGACATGTCATTCTTCGCGCGGGTGACCTCCCGCCCGCCAGTCCCCGGAACCACCAACGCGATAATAATGGGGCGGAAGACGTACGATTCCGTGCCGGCGCCTCTGCGTCCGCTGGCGAAACGCATTAGCACGATCATTACAcgggatgtggaggggttgAAACCTAGGGTGGCGAGGGAGGTTGAGGGTCGGAAAGCTAAGTTGGCTGCGTCTgcgtctgctgctgcatctacATCTGGGGGTAATGGTAAtgctgcgcagcagcagcctgcTACGGATGCGATCGTGTGCGGGGGATTGGATGAGGCGctgcaggagctggagacgaggtatggagatgaagggaaACTAGGCAAGGTGTTTGTGATTGGTGGGGCGGAGATATATGGGGCTGTTTTGGGTGCTGCGAAAGGAGGGCCGGGGCCGGTGAGGATTGTGATGACGAatgtggagaagaaggggtaTGCGGAGGGGGATCGGGGGGAGGTGTTTGAGTGTGATACGTTTTTcccggtggatgaggagttgtttggggagaaggaggggtggaggagggttaCGCCGGAGGAGGTTACGgagtgggttggggaggaggttacGGGGAGGTGGAttgaggagggggatgtTAGGGTGCAGATGGTGGGGTATGAACGTCAATAGTATGTATACTATTGAGAATAGTAGTGGTGGGTAGAGCTATGTGCGCGGGCGTACTTGGTGTCTATCATGGTGGAAGTTGATATACTTCTGGCAGAGTCTATGTATACGGCAGATATGTACAGTCTAGATAACAACTAGCCGCCCTAATAATGCTGGTACAAATCATATGCTCTCGCTGAAATAACAAATCAAAACCCAAATCAGAGGCAAACAAACCAACTCCTTGCTAATATACAAGCACAGGGAGTATGCACATTGCTGGATGCAGCTGTCAAATACTTGTCAATAATCGCTGAACGATGTCGTAATGAAAACACTGCAACGCTGAACGCTGATAATCACATCACTCATTCTCTTTCATATACTTCACAAAGGCTTTCTTATGTACTAAGCCGGCATACTGGCCATCATGCGACACGCACAGATAGCGCAGACCAAGCTTGGCAAAGCATTGATACACGAGGTCGATAGGCGAATGGATGTCGAGGGCAAGGGGGGACTGCAGATGTTAGATTTGACAAACGTAAATGGATGGAGCTACATACCGGATCAATGTATTGTCCAAAGTCGACGCGGCCGGTTTCGGCTTCATCCTCGCTGTCAGAAACAGCCGAGGAGCCGTCGAGACTCATCAGGCAGAGGGTGTTCTCCTCGTCCGCGAGGTTGTCCAGTGCGTACTCCAGCTCAGGCGCGGGAATTAAACCGGTGAGGACACCATGGCGCAGGATCGGAAGACCGCCGTCGAGTTCGCCCGCCATCAACAGGTTCTGAAGTTTCGAACGTAGCTCGCGTGCCGGCACAAAGGACGAGCCCGAAATGTCAATGATACGACTGGAGCGAACCGGCCGAACGAGATCTCCCAGCTGTGCATCCGACGTCGGTTGATGCTTACTGTCCAGGAACGGGTAAGAATTCATATCGGTCAACATATCCTGTTCTAATTAGCCCATATCTTTCCACAAAGCATTCGCGTACTTACGTAGATGCTGCGAGGTTCGATAGCGTCAGCAGTCCACTTGGCACACAAGACAGCCACGGAGAATGGCAGCACGTGGTCCAAACTTCCCGTGAGCTCAAAGAGAATGACAGCGAGTGTAACAGACAGGCGTGTTACTCCACACATGGTTGCACCTGCTGCGACCATGGCGTACACACCTGGCGTCACGCAGGATTCCATGCCGGCGGTGGCGGGACACGACGatccaaaaagaaaagaggtgGGATATGTCAGTACCAAGTACTGTGCTGCATGTCCAACGATGCGGCCCAGaagaccaccaacaaccatggAAGGGACGTAGATACCACACGGCACCTTGATTCCGAACGTCACCACCGTGAGGAGACTCTTGATGACAAACGCAACAAGCAAATATCGAATAATTTCTCcgatcccctcctccggCGGACACAGACCAGTCGGCGATGAGGACTCGTGATCACAAGGGCTAGCCAACTCAAACATAAGCTCGGAGACGGGTAGCTTGGTGTAACGATTCCAAAAGCTAACCAATCCGGTCAAAACAGCAACAAGCACGACCTCGATCATTGGCCAACGCTTGATAAACCAAATTCTCCGGAAAGACCGCGCCCAGAGGTTCGAGGCCTTGATGAACAGAGCACCTAGCGCTCCACCGAGGACACCTAGGAGGATAAAGATTGCCATTTCAAACATCTCCCAGTCGCCCAGATAGCGGACCTGGAACAAGACAATCTTGCCTGTGCCGTAAGGATTGAGGAACTTCAAGGAGAGAGCTGCTGCGATGCAGCAGAAAAACGTTCGGAACAAAGTCTTCGGAGGGAAATAGTAGCTAACTTCCTCTAAACTGAAAAGGACACCACCGATCGGGGCACCGAatgctaccgccacaccaccTGCAGCACTTGCGCTCAAAACCTCACGTCTCTTGCCATCGTTGTGGTTATACTTGGCAAAAATGCGACAGCAAATATTGCCCACACATGTCGCGATGTGCACGTATGGTCCTTCTTTGCCCAAGCTGAGGCCGGACGAAACGCTGAACACCAGCGCAAAGGTTTTGATCAAGAGAGTCTTGAAGCCAAGGTATCCATGCAGAACGAAGCCGCTGTTAATGACTTTGACCTCAGCCACTCCACTACCTGCCGCAGGATAGTAAACCATGGCAGGACGCGTGGGGATGGCGGAACTAAGCGCCTGCTGGCTGGAAGCAGATCCGGGCGAATTACTATTTGCATTGTTTCCTTTTGTACTCCGTGACGACGCCGCCCCCAGGTTTTCATCCAAAGTTGTTAGCGACACCGAGGATGGAACCACGGTCTTTGTGAACAGCGTCAAGAGGCACGAGATGACAGAAAGAAGCACCACCCAGAAGATGAACATGCCGTAGTTGACCCAGTAATTATCCGGTCCTGAGGGATTGTAGATCTGGGACCAGGACCGCCACGCCGGGCAATTCGAGCCTCCTGTACAGCAGCTCTGACGGCTGTGGAACCAGTGTGTAGTACAAAAGCCTTCCTTCACGTCAAAGATGAATTCCTCAGTCACGTCTACCGAATAAGCTATCGCGGCCGTGATACAGCCAATCAATGCGACCAGGACCCAGCCCTGGGAGCCATCGAGCCATGCCAGCAGACGACCGCGAATATCCTTGCGCTTGCGCAGCTCCCGAAGCCGAGCCCCGTCTATGATACTGTCATGAACCCAGTCAGTGGAGGTGAACTGGTCATACCAGCTGCGCTCATCCATGAATGAAGCCGTCAGGCCATCTTTGACGGAAGCAGCCAAGCTTTCCGCCTGCTCCGCATCGATACTCCCGCGTCGACTAAATCGGATCGCCTGGGAGTTGGCGCGGCTATGGTGTCGCGACCGGCGAATGCTTCCCGTCATTAGGGTGTGTCTAAAGTTGAAATCGGGACCCGTATTTCCAGAAAGATTGGTATATGAACGTCGTGGCATACCCCGCCGGGTTTCATTGCCCTTCGGCAGAAGACTCGTGGTTTCGCCTACTTCCATACTCGGATCCGAAGGTTCATGGGGAGTTTGGACTTCAGAGAGAAGGCTATGGGTTCGTCGAACGGCAGATGGCGAGGGGGGAGCTGTTCGCGAGGCAGTCCTGCGGGCGTCCGATCCACCGGAGGGAAGCTCGGCTTCCGGGAGAGCGCCTTGCAGATTAGGAGGGATTGAACGAGGCATTTTTGGAAGACTAGGGAAGCAAGAGCTGCTTCGGACTTAATATATGCGGCCTGGAGATAGCTCAAGTCAGCCCAGGCAGTCCGGGGTCTGCCAGATGcaaaccagcagcagcagggacGGAGAGATAAGAACAACCCTCAGCAGCGGACATATCCAACAACATTTAAGCCCGAGAAGAGGCCGAGAAAACGAACAGTGGGGACTCCGACTAGTTCGGTGGTTCTCCAGCGCGCGCGCGGTAGATGGCGGTGAAGTTGCCGAAGTGAAGAGACTAAGAGAGACGGGAGAGACAAATAAACACGGCAGTCGCaaggttagttagttagcttaGGGGGTGAgtgaggctgttgaggaagcacacaatgaaagaaaagaaagagcttAGCGAGAAGTGAAAGAGATGACACAATTAAGAGGGGCAGGCAATAATAGTTgttaaagtaataataataataataataataataataattccgCCTCAAAAAGGAGAGGTTTCAgtggaaaagggaaaaataaATGCAGGAGGCAGCGATGGGCACGACATCCGAGGAGGTCATGGCCACCAAAGCAGATAAACGGGGCTAAAGGCGCATCATCTGACGATCGGAGTCCGGGTGGTCCCCTTGACTTCTTGTCTTGGTTGGTCACCACGCCCTAATCATTCCCCATCCACTTCCCaagagaggagggttttCATGTCTCTCCTTTGAAACCTTGTTGCTTTTAACTCTTCCCACCTTCCACACCCCCTCCTTTCGTGAACTTCCCTGCCACATATTagcagatgatgaagggagtggagggggaaaaaagacAGCATGACAAACGGTcagataaataaagaatcCTGGGGGACCCGATCCATGGCACGTGCATTGTCACGATAATGGCGGCCGTGTAACATGCCAATGATGCCATTCATTCCCCACTCTCGCCTAATTATTATCATCTCCAAGCTTAGTACGTAGtttagctgctgctgcacccCGGATGTCCGCCGCTCTTAACGGCTTAACTGCCTGTCCATTATACCCCTGGGATGCGAGGCATGACCCCTCCATGAGGCACCCTTTACCACGGCTGAACCCGGTTTAGAAAATGAGGCGTGAGCTGGCCTTGACTGCACTACTTTAATTCTACGGGCGCCTGATTACTGCAATTGGTTAGGATGATCTCCGTGTCAAAAGATCAACACGATAGTTGAGGCGACATTGACGATGTCTGTGTCCTAAGATGGAGTCATAAACGACGTTCTTATCATGGCCGCATTGTACTTACTGTAGTAATTGTGCACTAGACTCGACTCTTCAGAGGGTGGATATATACAATCCACCTTCACCGATCATGGTGTCACAGCGTCATCTTCACCACTGTCACTCACAAAAGGAATAATGTCTTTAATCCATGCCAGCACCCGCTCAAAGGGTCTTTTTAGTCCGAACAGATAATGTGTTTTTTGCCGCTTCCCCGCATGATAAAGCAATATTGAACTCTATACCAGTTACAGTATACCTCTCTACTCGGTCGATGCAGGCTACCATGGCTCCACTCCCGTGCATGCATGGCAATGTATACTTTGCCACTCTGCACAGCTACCAAGATCTGATGCCGTACTTTAGGCTTTTGCTATTAGGAGACGGGATGTGAGTAGCTTCAGCTAATCATACTTGATAAATAATGTTGCGAAGTTGCCTGGTTCAACTGTACAAACATGATGTATAGAAATCTTCAGCTTGTCCCACAAGTCATGCCATACCCCAACTGCCACCGATCTTtcacccaccatctccaggaCAAAGATAGCTTCAGTGTCCGGTTGGACAGCGATAATCAATCATCTGCGGAGACTTTCATCAAAACCACCAATGAAAGCTTACTCCAATCCCGAATACAGTTCAATACCCAACGCGTATGACGTATCCGCCACCATAGACCTTTTCGGATCTACATATACAGCGTACGTGGAATTCCGATAATCAAATCCCGATCGTATGGCAAGGTTACTGTTGGAACAACTATCATCGACCATTTCTACCAATAACAAGACCATGGCTCTAACCGACATTCCATTACCGTATaaactctcctctcctcacaGCAGATATCCTGAAACAAAGACTCTTGTCCTGAAACCAAGATAAAGAGCCCATCCGTATATATTCCACCCACGGAACCCATGAAACCGCCATGAAACACCCCGCATCATACAACAATGTCGCTCCCCTGTCCCCATCAACTTACTGCCCTCTCTTtcaaccaccccctcatcAACAATCGGACTTAACACCATCTGCAAGAATAACCTACCCCATATAATCTCCAAACACCTTTCCTAGAATGTAAATTAGCCGTATCCCTCCTTTGCATCTATATTTGAATTCCGCCTCACCTAGGAACTCCGTAGCAAAGGACACGCTTTACTGATAGAGTATCAGAGCCTTACATTTGTGagtaagtactccgtagcatTTGGCCATAATGTGTATCGTAACGTAGTAATATGACCACTGTCGAGAGATGTTTGATCGAGGGGTATGAGACTTCCTAACAGCCTGTTGTTACAGGTCAGATTTGGTGATGCGGTTGGTATAGTGAGTGTAGATAGACAATGGTTTTGACCATTCATTCTCGATCGAGGCCTCATATTAGTGTTCCAGCagtgcttcttttctctgggTTAGGGATCGGCATGCTTTACCtgtcatttcttcttctataccTACCCTTTAgtatcatctatctattaATTTCCATCTAACATCCCACTCTCTTCGTGGCCGTATACCCCAACACCCTGATTTTACCTATTTGTACAGCCTTCCCTTTCCGATCCTGGGTCTTGAAGATAATGTGTCATGCTTAATCGGCTGGATATAATAAGAGTAAGAATTAGATTGAGAGCGATTACAGCTTGCTGTCAGTGAggtattcttaattaatGAGGCCTGATAATGACTTGATCAACGAGCCGGAAGACAGCGACGAGTCTAGTAATAAGAATCAGTAGGATGAGAAGTCTGTCATTGACGAGGGTGAGCTGCCCATGGAGTATCATAAAGCTCAAGCCACAAGTCTGTATATCTCTGAAGCAGTTAcaaatatctattatttatctcAGAAGTAGTGTCTTCTGGGTCCTCAAGCAAGAGACCGCGGCGGGAGTAAATTAGGGATCCAGGTGAAGGGAGTACAAGATACTTATATACTATGTATAAAGCTACAGATCTCTCCGCTCTGAACTGAGATAGACAACTGACCGCCATACCTTTTGGCTATAGATGCTCGTCATTATAGCCGAGCAGACAAGcttggaaaaagaagaaaaaagagaagctCAGGTGGCCCCCGTAGAATATATACACTAGTAGTAAGAATATTCTTGCACGGAGCGCATGACTTGAACGGATCCGTATCTCAACATATAGAATGGCATGTCAACTATATCTTTGTATGTGAGGAATGTACATGCCAGATAGAGATACATTGAAACCAAAACTGTCTACTCATCGCAGCCCACACATATCTAGATGATACGATTCCTGTTGCATTTTATGCGTTGTTTCCGTCTCAGATGCGAGTCATAATACTAATGATTGAT includes the following:
- a CDS encoding RNA polymerase II mediator complex head subunit MED22 (COG:S;~EggNog:ENOG410PTCK;~InterPro:IPR038427,IPR009332;~PFAM:PF06179;~go_component: GO:0016592 - mediator complex [Evidence IEA];~go_function: GO:0003712 - transcription coregulator activity [Evidence IEA];~go_process: GO:0006357 - regulation of transcription by RNA polymerase II [Evidence IEA]) — translated: MDSQPSSKALHYRINTNISQLLQRFENIMATATTESTSHTSTAVETYQLDVESTALVRAAEDILALTRTMKETWLFGKLDTLGEDEADVKRREELEMNAEAIQKAIEDGGFLKAAK
- a CDS encoding chloride channel protein (COG:P;~EggNog:ENOG410PFDT;~InterPro:IPR001807,IPR014743;~PFAM:PF00654;~TransMembrane:10 (i188-213o267-290i376-393o399-415i427-451o463-480i501-522o542-562i601-619o625-649i);~go_component: GO:0016020 - membrane [Evidence IEA];~go_function: GO:0005247 - voltage-gated chloride channel activity [Evidence IEA];~go_process: GO:0006821 - chloride transport [Evidence IEA];~go_process: GO:0055085 - transmembrane transport [Evidence IEA]) — translated: MPRSIPPNLQGALPEAELPSGGSDARRTASRTAPPSPSAVRRTHSLLSEVQTPHEPSDPSMEVGETTSLLPKGNETRRGMPRRSYTNLSGNTGPDFNFRHTLMTGSIRRSRHHSRANSQAIRFSRRGSIDAEQAESLAASVKDGLTASFMDERSWYDQFTSTDWVHDSIIDGARLRELRKRKDIRGRLLAWLDGSQGWVLVALIGCITAAIAYSVDVTEEFIFDVKEGFCTTHWFHSRQSCCTGGSNCPAWRSWSQIYNPSGPDNYWVNYGMFIFWVVLLSVISCLLTLFTKTVVPSSVSLTTLDENLGAASSRSTKGNNANSNSPGSASSQQALSSAIPTRPAMVYYPAAGSGVAEVKVINSGFVLHGYLGFKTLLIKTFALVFSVSSGLSLGKEGPYVHIATCVGNICCRIFAKYNHNDGKRREVLSASAAGGVAVAFGAPIGGVLFSLEEVSYYFPPKTLFRTFFCCIAAALSLKFLNPYGTGKIVLFQVRYLGDWEMFEMAIFILLGVLGGALGALFIKASNLWARSFRRIWFIKRWPMIEVVLVAVLTGLVSFWNRYTKLPVSELMFELASPCDHESSSPTGLCPPEEGIGEIIRYLLVAFVIKSLLTVVTFGIKVPCGIYVPSMVVGGLLGRIVGHAAQYLVLTYPTSFLFGSSCPATAGMESCVTPGVYAMVAAGATMCGVTRLSVTLAVILFELTGSLDHVLPFSVAVLCAKWTADAIEPRSIYDMLTDMNSYPFLDSKHQPTSDAQLGDLVRPVRSSRIIDISGSSFVPARELRSKLQNLLMAGELDGGLPILRHGVLTGLIPAPELEYALDNLADEENTLCLMSLDGSSAVSDSEDEAETGRVDFGQYIDPSPLALDIHSPIDLVYQCFAKLGLRYLCVSHDGQYAGLVHKKAFVKYMKENE
- the DFR1 gene encoding dihydrofolate reductase (COG:H;~EggNog:ENOG410PPTW;~InterPro:IPR001796,IPR024072,IPR017925,IPR012259;~PFAM:PF00186;~go_function: GO:0004146 - dihydrofolate reductase activity [Evidence IEA];~go_function: GO:0050661 - NADP binding [Evidence IEA];~go_process: GO:0006545 - glycine biosynthetic process [Evidence IEA];~go_process: GO:0046654 - tetrahydrofolate biosynthetic process [Evidence IEA];~go_process: GO:0055114 - oxidation-reduction process [Evidence IEA]), producing the protein MPPTPRPLTLIVATTPIPTPITTPTSTTESSSSSSSSSTPIRLGIGHSGTLPWPRIKTDMSFFARVTSRPPVPGTTNAIIMGRKTYDSVPAPLRPLAKRISTIITRDVEGLKPRVAREVEGRKAKLAASASAAASTSGGNGNAAQQQPATDAIVCGGLDEALQELETRYGDEGKLGKVFVIGGAEIYGAVLGAAKGGPGPVRIVMTNVEKKGYAEGDRGEVFECDTFFPVDEELFGEKEGWRRVTPEEVTEWVGEEVTGRWIEEGDVRVQMVGYERQ